Part of the Kitasatospora sp. NBC_00374 genome is shown below.
TCCAGGTGCCCTGGGTGTACTCCGGGATGAAGAGGTTGTCGACCCACGCCTCCCCGCCCTGGATGTAGGCGTACCCGTCCACCAGGTTGGCCCGCCCCTCGCGGAGCGACTTCACCTCGGTACCGGTCAGCACCATGCCGCACTCGAAGGTGTCGAGGATGGTGTACTCGTGTCGCGCCTTCTTGTTCTGCGCGACCAGCTTGTGTCCCTTTTCTTTTGCCATAGCGCCGATCATTCTCGCATCCCGACGGCGCGGTCGGCAGCCCCTTTAGCCGCGCGCCCCGACACCGGCCAGCACCCGCAGGGCCAGCTCCCCCGGGTCGTCGGCCGGCTGTGCCTGGACGTCCGGCACCAGGCCGACCCCGTCGGGCGAGCGGCCGGACGGGGTGGTGTAGCGGCCGACGGTCAGTTCCAGGACCGAGCCGTCCGCGAGCCGGCTGGGCTGCTGCACGGTGCCCTTGCCGAAGGTGCGGGAGCCCACCAGCACGGCCCGGCAGCGGTCCTGCAGGGCGCCGGCCAGCAGCTCGGCGGCGCTCATGGTGCCGCCGTCGACCAGCACCACCAGGGGGGTCGCGGTGTCACCGCCCGGCGACGCGGAGAGCTCGCGCCGCTCGCCCCGCTCCTGGTAGGCGACCACCGGCCCGCCGTCCAGGAACAGCGAGGCGGTGGCCACCGCCTCCTCGACCAGGCCGCCGGAGTTCCCCCGCAGATCCAGCACCACGGTGTGGGCGCCGCGCGCCGCCTCCCGCACCTGGCCGGAGACCCCGCTGGTGAAGGCCCGGACCGCGATTCTGACCACACCGGGGGTCGGGTGGTCGACGGCCACCTCGCGGGTGGCCAGCTCGATCCGGCCGAGCACCAGGTCCCGGACCGGGCCGTCGGCCCGCTGGACGGCCAGCGCCACCGTGGAGCCGGCCTGCCGGCCGCGCAGCCGGGCGACCACCTCGGTGACGGGCAGTTGGTCGGTCGCGGCGCCGTCGATCCGCAGCAGCCGGTCGCCCACCGCGATCCCGGCCGCGGCGGCCGGGCCGCCGGGCAGCACCTCGGAGACGGCCGTGCCGCCGTCCCCGGCGCGGCCGACCGACAGGCCCACACCGCGATAGCGGCCACCGGTGAAGGCGGCGTACTCCTCCGGGCTGAGATGCGCCGCCCAGCGGTCGCCGCTGGCGCCGACCAGCTGCTCGGCCTGGAGCGGGGAGAGGTCGGCTCCCGCGAGGTCCTCGGCGCCCGTCCACAGGGCCGTGCGCGGCGGCACCGCCGGCGGCTCGCCCCAGGCCCCGGCAGCGGCCCCGACCAGCAGGACCACACCGAAGACCGCGCTGAGCGTGGCCCCCTGCCGTACCCGCTGTGCCAGTGCCATGCACCGGAGTCTAGGCCGCCCGGCGGACCCGGGTGGCCGAAAGTCGACGGGTCGGGTACGCAGCAGCCCCGGACGGCGCACAGGCCGGCCGGGGCCGCGGGCGGTGGAACTGACCTCCGGTCAGACCTTGAGGTACTTGCGGAGGGTGAAGAACGCGGCGATGCCGGCCATCCCCATACCCACCACGACCAGCAGCGGGATCACCGTCAACACCGAGGACAGGCCGATGAAGTGGATGAACAGCACCCGCTGGGCCAGCCAGTGCTGGACGAAGAAGTGGCCGGCGAGCAGCAGTCCGGACGCCATCGCGGCACCGAGCAGCGCGGCGAACGCGGCCTCGGCGATGAACGGCATCTGGACATAGAAGTTCGAGGCACCCACCAGGCGCATGATGCCGGTCTCGCGCCGCCTGCTGAACGCCGACACCCGGACGGTGTTGACGATCAGCAGCAGGGCGACGAAGAGCATCAGCACCATGATCACGAACGCGGCGGTCTGCAGACCGTTCAGCAGGCCGAACAGGTTCTCCAGGATCTTCCGCTGGTCCTCGACCGACTTCACGCCGGGCTTGCCGGCGAAGGCGCTCTGGATCACGTCGTACTTGGTCGGGTCGACCAGCTTGATCCGCCAGGACTGCGGCATCGCCTCCGCCCCCACGGCGGCGAGCAGCGGGT
Proteins encoded:
- the ftsX gene encoding permease-like cell division protein FtsX, whose translation is MRAQFVLSEIGVGLRRNLTMTIAVVVSVALSLALAGASLLVRDQVNSMKGYWYDKVEVSVYFCTKSDATSSAQCSAGAATQQQIDDVQASLSKMPLVQSSTFESSPEAYKRWKETNPDNPLLAAVGAEAMPQSWRIKLVDPTKYDVIQSAFAGKPGVKSVEDQRKILENLFGLLNGLQTAAFVIMVLMLFVALLLIVNTVRVSAFSRRRETGIMRLVGASNFYVQMPFIAEAAFAALLGAAMASGLLLAGHFFVQHWLAQRVLFIHFIGLSSVLTVIPLLVVVGMGMAGIAAFFTLRKYLKV
- a CDS encoding S41 family peptidase; this encodes MALAQRVRQGATLSAVFGVVLLVGAAAGAWGEPPAVPPRTALWTGAEDLAGADLSPLQAEQLVGASGDRWAAHLSPEEYAAFTGGRYRGVGLSVGRAGDGGTAVSEVLPGGPAAAAGIAVGDRLLRIDGAATDQLPVTEVVARLRGRQAGSTVALAVQRADGPVRDLVLGRIELATREVAVDHPTPGVVRIAVRAFTSGVSGQVREAARGAHTVVLDLRGNSGGLVEEAVATASLFLDGGPVVAYQERGERRELSASPGGDTATPLVVLVDGGTMSAAELLAGALQDRCRAVLVGSRTFGKGTVQQPSRLADGSVLELTVGRYTTPSGRSPDGVGLVPDVQAQPADDPGELALRVLAGVGARG